The segment AAAAATGAAAGCTGGATACTGGCAGCTTATTGAAATTGTTAATATTACACAAAAAAATAGATAAAAACACTGCTCCTGAAATGAAATAGTTAATAGTATAGAAAATAGTCAATAAAAAGCAGATATTCCCAATTGTGAGATGTATTGGAACACAATATCATTAACATTGAGGAGGATGGAAGACATGTTTAAACCAAAGATATGAAAAGTAAAAAGATTGTAGTAATTGATGATGATAGGGTATTTTTGGAGGAAATTAATGAAACTCTTGCATTAAACGGGTATATGCCGACTGTGTTTAGTGACGGGAAATCCGCGTTGCAAAACATGATTGAAATACAGCCGGATGTGATACTACTGGATATAAAAATGGAGAATATGCACGGTTTTCAGGTAGCCGAAGAAATACAGCAGAGCCCGCAGTTAAACAAAATACCAATTATTGTAATTACCGGTTTCCTTATCCTTGAAGAGAACGAAAAGTATTTACGCGAGTGCGGAGTTAACACATATATAATGAAACCGTTTCAACCGGACAAACTGATTCAGGTTATAAAAATAGTATTATCAAAAAACTATGTTGAAACACAAAAAATGGAAAAGTCATGCTGGAAAACAATTTATTCAAAAAGAAATAGTAAATTCGTGAAACTTGACAAGT is part of the Elusimicrobiota bacterium genome and harbors:
- a CDS encoding response regulator, yielding MKSKKIVVIDDDRVFLEEINETLALNGYMPTVFSDGKSALQNMIEIQPDVILLDIKMENMHGFQVAEEIQQSPQLNKIPIIVITGFLILEENEKYLRECGVNTYIMKPFQPDKLIQVIKIVLSKNYVETQKMEKSCWKTIYSKRNSKFVKLDK